The Penaeus vannamei isolate JL-2024 chromosome 13, ASM4276789v1, whole genome shotgun sequence genome window below encodes:
- the LOC113822279 gene encoding cuticle protein AM1199: MKTIVLALLVAVALADQPSFSYDAPAHRPSAPVRVVEIIRDDRVHPAADGSYTFDVETQDGIVRHEAGGPGGAQQGSVSFTFPDGQVFDLQFVADANGYQPQSPFLPVAPAFPHPIPAHALEQIERGRLEHEARARGELRESSNQGHSAPSQLYGRP; this comes from the exons ATGAAAACT ATCGTGTTGGCGTTGCTGGTGGCCGTGGCCCTGGCTGACCAGCCGTCCTTCTCCTACGACGCCCCTGCACACCGCCCATCCGCCCCCGTCAGAGTGGTCGAAATCATCCGCGACGATCGAGTCCATCCTGCTGCTGACGGCTCTTACACCTTCGACGTCGAGACTCAGGACGGCATCGTCAGGCACGAGGCTGGTGGCCCTGGAGGTGCTCAGCAAGGCTCAGTCAG CTTCACCTTCCCCGACGGCCAAGTCTTCGACCTCCAGTTCGTGGCCGACGCCAACGGCTACCAGCCTCAGTCGCCCTTCCTGCCCGTGGCTcctgccttcccccaccccatccccgcccacgccctcgaacAGATCGAGCGAGGGCGTCTTGAGCATGAAGCTCGCGCCCGCGGAGAACTGCGTGAGTCCTCCAACCAAGGTCACTCCGCTCCCTCACAACTCTACGGCCGACCTTAG
- the LOC138863856 gene encoding cuticle protein AM1239-like translates to MKTIVLALLVAMALADQPSFSYDAPAHRPSAPVRVVEIIRDDRVHPAADGSYTFDVETQDGIVRHEAGGPGGAQQGSVSFTFPDGQVFNLQFVADANGYQPQSPFLPVAPAFPHPIPAHALEQIERGRLEHEARARGELRESSSQGHSAPSQLYGRP, encoded by the exons ATGAAAACT ATCGTGTTGGCGTTGCTGGTGGCCATGGCCCTGGCTGACCAGCCGTCCTTCTCCTACGACGCCCCTGCACACCGCCCATCCGCCCCCGTCAGAGTGGTCGAAATCATCCGCGACGATCGAGTCCATCCTGCTGCTGACGGCTCTTACACCTTCGACGTCGAGACTCAGGACGGCATCGTCAGGCACGAGGCTGGTGGTCCTGGAGGTGCTCAGCAAGGCTCAGTCAG CTTCACCTTCCCCGACGGCCAAGTCTTCAACCTCCAGTTCGTCGCCGACGCCAACGGCTACCAGCCTCAGTCGCCCTTCCTGCCCGTGGCTCCTGCtttcccccaccctatccccgcccacgccctcgaacAGATCGAGCGAGGGCGTCTTGAGCATGAAGCTCGCGCCCGCGGAGAGCTGCGTGAGTCCTCCAGCCAAGGTCACTCCGCTCCCTCACAACTCTACGGCCGACCTTAG